Proteins from a single region of Oncorhynchus nerka isolate Pitt River linkage group LG18, Oner_Uvic_2.0, whole genome shotgun sequence:
- the LOC115146265 gene encoding 5'-3' exonuclease PLD4-like, with translation MPEMSSPYNTLHDSDVPNVRGSKRLVSVAVAVGCLTGFGALLSFSMYEKSTEEHFQNDKIFQETNTDQNNISEEQSRIILVESIPLYMKYDDNATFGTPVDKAWRDLLSMATYQVDVASFYWTLTGDDININSSTDLPGKNILEQFGALPSRNVSVRVVTSIPSVLTNSTDLHFLRQKGVQVRKVPFGRLTGGVLHSKFWIVDRKHIFLGSANMDWRSLTQVKELGVVIYNCSSLAEDLHKIFESYWVMGHRNSSIPNPWPSKYDTAINKEHPMLLKTDNVSSQIYITASPPTFCPASRTQDLDSILSVISGAQHYIDVAVMEYFPTTRFIHPQRYWPAIDDALKRAAFERNVKVRLLVSCGRDSDPAMLPFLQSLASLNYPAQRISIQVKLSIVPVGNQSEIPHSRVNHNKYMVTDKMAYIGTSNWSADYFHTTAGVGLVVSQHAPHWAWRTQALQGQLRAVFDRDWQSQFTVCLADLGHHPDCALSKG, from the exons ATGCCAGAGATGTCCTCTCCTTACAATACTTTACATGATAGCGATGTTCCCAACGTAAGG GGATCCAAACGGCTTGTTTCAGTTGCTGTGGcagtgggatgtttgactggattCGGGGCACTGCTCTCCTTTTCTATGTATGAGAAGAGCACAGAAGAGCATTTCCAAAACGACAAGATCTTCCAAGAAACAAACACTGATCAAAATAACATTTCTGAAGAGCAAAGCCG TATAATCCTCGTAGAGAGCATTCCCCTGTATATGAAATATGACGACAATGCAACCTTTGGGACCCCAGTGGACAAAGCCTGGAGAGATCTCCTGTCCATGGCAACCTACCAAGTCGATGTGGCTTCCTTCTACTGGACTCTTACCGGTGATGACATCAATATCAACTCTTCCACTGACTTGCCT GGAAAGAACATACTGGAGCAGTTTGGAGCTTTACCTTCCAGAAATGTGTCAGTGAGAGTTGTGACAAGTATTCCCTCTGTGCTGACAAACTCCACAGATCTTCATTTTCTGAGACAGAAAG GAGTCCAAGTAAGAAAAGTTCCCTTTGGGCGTTTGACTGGGGGTGTACTCCACAGCAAGTTCTGGATTGTTGATAGGAAACACATTTTCCTGGGAAGTGCCAACATGGATTGGAGGTCTCTTACACAG GTAAAGGAACTGGGAGTGGTGATCTATAACTGCTCCAGTCTGGCTGAGGACCTCCATAAGATCTTTGAGTCATACTGGGTGATGGGTCATCGCAACAGCTCCATCCCAAACCCTTGGCCCTCCAAGTATGACACTGCCATCAACAAAGAGCACCCCATGCTGCTGAAGACTGATAATGTTTCAAGCCAAATCTACATCACA GCCTCTCCTCCCACTTTCTGCCCCGCCTCTCGGACACAGGACCTTGATTCTATCCTCTCAGTGATCTCAGGGGCACAGCACTACATTGATGTGGCAGTCATGGAGTATTTCCCCACCACACGCTTCATACACCCTCAAAG GTACTGGCCAGCCATTGATGATGCATTAAAGAGGGCTGCTTTTGAGCGGAATGTTAAGGTTCGTCTGCTGGTGAGCTGTGGGCGGGATTCTGATCCAGCCATGCTTCCTTTTCTTCAGTCTCTAGCCTCCCTGAATTACCCTGCCCAGCGTATCAGCATTCAAGTG AAACTGTCCATTGTGCCAGTAGGGAACCAGTCAGAGATACCCCACTCTAGAGTAAACCATAATAAATACATGGTGACTGATAAAATGGCATATATTG GGACATCTAACTGGTCAGCTGACTACTTCCACACCACAGCTGGAGTGGGGCTGGTGGTTTCCCAGCACGCACCACACTGGGCCTGGAGGACCCAGGCTCTGCAGGGGCAGCTCAGGGCAGTATTTGACAGGGACTGGCAGTCTCAGTTTACTGTATGTCTCGCTGACTTGGGTCATCACCCTGACTGTGCCCTCTCAAAAGGATAG
- the srp14 gene encoding signal recognition particle 14 kDa protein, producing MVLLENDSFLTELTRLFQKCRTSGSVAITLKKYDGRTKPVPRKGHPVNYEPADNKCLLRASDGKKKISTVVSSKEVIKFQMAYSNLLRAHMDGLKKKDKKSKSKKTKATQ from the exons ATGGTACTACTTGAAAACGACTCG TTTTTGACGGAGCTGACACGGCTGTTCCAGAAATGCAGGACATCAGGCAGTGTTGCCATCACGTTAAAGAAAT ATGATGGGAGAACCAAACCAGTCCCCAGGAAAGGTCACCCAGTGAATTATGAACCAGCAGACAACAAGTGTCTACTCAGAGCGTCAGATGGCAAGAAGAAAATCAGCACAGTG GTTAGTAGCAAAGAAGTAATCAAGTTCCAGATG GCATACTCTAACCTCCTGAGAGCTCACATGGATGGGCTCAAGAAGAAAGACAAGAAAAGCAAAAGCAAGAAAACCAAAGCCACCCAATGA